The following proteins are encoded in a genomic region of Pyxicephalus adspersus chromosome 9, UCB_Pads_2.0, whole genome shotgun sequence:
- the BANF1 gene encoding barrier-to-autointegration factor, with protein MSSTSQKHRDFVAEPMGEKTVQCVAGIGDVLGQRLTDKGFDKAYVLLGQFLVLKKDEELFKEWLKDTCGANAKQGRDCYGCLKEWCDAFL; from the exons ATGTCTTCCACGTCACAGAAGCACCGGGATTTTGTAGCTGAACCTATGGGAGAGAAGACTGTTCAGTGCGTCGCTGGCATTGGTGATGTACTAGGGCAGAGGCTCACAGATAAAGGCTTTGATAAG gctTATGTTCTCTTAGGTCAGTTCCTTGTTCTGAAGAAGGATGAAGAACTTTTTAAGGAATGGCTAAAAGATACATGTGGAGCCAATGCAAAGCAGGGACGAGATTGCTATGGCTGCCTTAAAGAATGGTGTGATGCCTTCTTGTAA
- the EIF1AD gene encoding probable RNA-binding protein EIF1AD, which translates to MSKATKRKHVVKEVLLEYVQPTENQRIVKVLGSPGNNLHKIETAEGEKFLASMPTKFRKNIWIKRGDFVIIDPIAEGEKVKAEISFIIYKDHQRLLQKEGLWPAAFNKETENSAKDSNKEAVTESIPREKLEAEDTDEDSEDDSDLFVNTNRVQCEDSEEESDSEEESEDEEEEEEEEEK; encoded by the exons ATGTCTAAAGCAACCAAACGAAAACACGTAGTGAAAGAGGTTCTATTGGAATATGTTCAGCCTACGGAGAACCAGCGTATAGTGAAG GTTTTAGGCAGCCCTGGAAATAATCTTCATAAAATAGAGACTGCAGAAGGCGAGAAGTTTTTGGCTAGTATGCCCACAAAATTCAGGAAGAACATTTGGATCAAAAGAG GCGATTTTGTTATTATTGATCCAATTGCTGAAGGAGAAAAGGTAAAAGCCGAGATATCCTTTATCATCTATAAGGATCATCAGAGACTTCTACAGAAAGAAGGCCTATG gcCTGCAGCATTcaataaagaaacagaaaatagtGCTAAAGACAG TAACAAAGAAGCAGTTACAGAATCTATACCTAGGGAAAAGCTTGAAGCAGAAGACACAGATGAAGACTCAGAAGATGACAGTGATCTGTTTGTCAACACCAATCGTGTCCAGTGTGAAGACAGTGAAGAAGAATCAGATAGCGAGGAAGAAAGtgaagatgaggaggaggaggaggaggaagaagaaaaataa